One stretch of Zerene cesonia ecotype Mississippi chromosome 20, Zerene_cesonia_1.1, whole genome shotgun sequence DNA includes these proteins:
- the LOC119834994 gene encoding uncharacterized protein LOC119834994 gives MEWSREKTLRLIGLLQLNAALWNPSLCDTRREKQKRKQELRAIASVFGISAFDVTKKIQHLRTQYNRELAREAIVHAEDPNDRYVTNWYAYDYLHFLKDSNKPYRVVQSDELSEANSTVQTNNDATLTECKLDNLSPPTKIARTENHDFKADLLISDKRDEFAVFGEYIANELRSLKGEKNLLVAKKKIQDVIFEVKMNMFSEPREQPCLYTPGSQPPTTSMTTEKIYTTPVISNIGTITSQAPPTSAINEIIISGACHYSTFKVDDQ, from the exons ATGGAATGGTCACGAGAGAAAACATTGAGACTGATTGGTTTGCTTCAATTAAACGCCGCGCTGTGGAATCCATCTCTCTGTGACACGAGACGTGAGAAGCAGAAGCGTAAACAAGAACTACGTGCTATTGCATCTGTATTTGGGATATCGGCGTTTGATGTGACGAAGAAAATACAGCACCTCCGCACTCAGTATAACAGAGAATTGGCAAGGGAAGCTATTGTCCATGCTGAGGATCCAAATGATAGATACGTCACTAATTGGTATGCTTAcgattatttacattttttaaaggaCTCAAATAAGCCCTACAGAGTTGTACAATCG GATGAACTATCAGAAGCAAACAGCACAgtgcaaacaaacaatgaTGCAACATTAACAGAATGTAAGCTAGACAATTTGTCCCCACCAACTAAAATAGCTAGAACAGAGAACCATGATTTCAAAGCAGATTTATTAATCTCTGACAAAAGAGATGAGTTCGCAGTCTTTGGAGAATACATAGCTAATGAATTACGCTCTTTAAAAGGTGAAAAGAACCTATTAGTAGCTAAGAAGAAGATTCAAGATGTCATATTTGAGGTCAAAATGAATATGTTCAGTGAACCCAGAGAACAACCTTGTTTATACACACCAGGATCGCAGCCACCTACAACAAGTATGACCACAGAGAAAATATACACAACTCCTGTCATAAGCAATATAGGAACTATAACGTCACAAGCCCCACCTACCTCTGCAATTAATGAGATTATTATTAGTGGTGCATGTCACTATTCAACATTTAAAGTTGATGATCAATAG